Proteins encoded within one genomic window of Camelina sativa cultivar DH55 chromosome 19, Cs, whole genome shotgun sequence:
- the LOC104764025 gene encoding probable glutamate dehydrogenase 3, with protein sequence MNALAATNRNFKLASRLLGLDSKLEKSLLIPFREIKVECTIPKDDGTLASFVGFRVQHDNARGPMKGGIRYHPEVEPDEVNALAQLMTWKTAVAKIPYGGAKGGIGCDPSELSISELERLTRVFTQKIHDLIGIHTDVPAPDMGTGPQTMAWMLDEYSKFHGHSPAVVTGKPIDLGGSLGRDAATGRGVLFATEALLNEHGMSISGQRFAIQGFGNVGSWAAKLISEKGGKIVAVSDVTGAIKNKNGIDILGLLEHVEENKGIKGFDGADSIDTDSILVEDCDILVPAALGGVINRENANEIKAKFIIEGANHPTDPEADEILRREGVVILPDIYANSGGVTVSYFEWVQNIQGFMWNEEKVNKELKTYMTRGFKDLKEMCTTHSCDLRMGAFTLGINRVAQATTIRGWGS encoded by the exons ATGAATGCTTTGGCAGCAACCAACAGAAACTTCAAGCTAGCTTCTAGGCTTCTTGGTTTAGACTCAAAGCTCGAGAAAAGTCTTCTCATTCCCTTCAGAGAGATCAAG GTAGAATGTACCATACCGAAGGACGATGGAACTCTTGCATCATTTGTTGGATTCAGAGTTCAACACGACAATGCAAGAGGTCCCATGAAAGGTGGAATCAGATATCATCCTGAG GTTGAACCGGATGAAGTAAATGCTTTGGCTCAACTTATGACATGGAAAACAGCAGTGGCTAAGATACCTTACGGAGGAGCCAAAGGAGGAATAGGTTGTGACCCGAGTGAGCTAAGCATCTCGGAGCTCGAACGTTTGACTCGTGTTTTCACTCAGAAGATTCACGATCTCATCGGGATTCATACCGATGTTCCAGCTCCTGATATGGGAACCGGTCCTCAG ACAATGGCTTGGATGCTTGATGAATACTCAAAATTTCACGGACACTCGCCGGCTGTTGTGACTGGAAAACCCATT GATCTTGGTGGATCTCTTGGGAGAGATGCAGCGACAGGAAGAGGAGTACTATTTGCAACAGAAGCTTTGCTCAACGAACATGGAATGAGCATATCAGGACAGCGATTCGCCATCCAG GGTTTTGGGAATGTTGGTTCTTGGGCGGCGAAGTTGATAAGTGAAAAAGGTGGGAAGATTGTGGCGGTGAGCGATGTCACAGGagcaatcaagaacaagaacggAATCGATATTTTGGGTTTGCTTGAGCATGTCGAAGAAAACAAAGGAATCAAAGGGTTTGATGGTGCTGATTCGATTGATACTGATTCTATTCTTGTCGAAGATTGTGATATTCTTGTCCCTGCAGCACTAGGCGGTGTCATCAACAG GGAAAATGCAAACGAAATCAAAGCGAAATTTATCATTGAAGGTGCTAATCACCCAACTGATCCTGAGGCTGATGAG ATCTTGAGGAGGGAAGGTGTTGTAATCCTCCCAGATATATACGCAAACTCGGGAGGAGTCACTGTAAGTTACTTCGAGTGGGTTCAG AATATACAAGGATTCATGTGGAATGAAGAAAAGGTGAACAAGGAGCTAAAGACATACATGACTAGAGGATTCAAAGACTTGAAAGAGATGTGTACGACTCACTCATGTGATCTCCGTATGGGAGCTTTCACCCTTGGTATTAACCGAGTCGCTCAAGCTACAACTATAAGAGGCTGGGGTTCTTGA
- the LOC104764026 gene encoding putative H/ACA ribonucleoprotein complex subunit 1-like protein 1, protein MRPPMRGGGGFRGRGGRDGGGRFGGGGGRFGGGGGRFGGGGGRFGGQRDEGPPAEVVEVATFVHACEGDAVTKLSNEKIPYFNAPIYLENKTQIGKVDEIFGPINESLFSIKMMEGIVATSYSPGDKFFIDPYKLLPLSRFLPQPKGQSTGGRGSRGRGDGGRGSFRGRGAPRGRGPPRGRGFPSRGGPRGSFRGRGRG, encoded by the exons atgagaCCACCAATGCGCGGCGGAGGAGGTTTCAGGGGTAGGGGAGGACGTGACGGCGGCGGTAGAttcggtggaggaggaggacgatttggtggtggaggtggtcgctttggtggtggtggtggtcgcTTTGGTGGTCAGAGAGACGAAGGTCCTCCTGCGGAAGTCGTTG AGGTCGCAACATTCGTTCATGCTTGCGAGGGAGATGCTGTGACTAAACTCTCAAATGAGAAGATTCCTTATTTCAATGCTCCGATCTACCTAGAGAACAAGACTCAGATTGGGAAAGTTGATGAAATCTTCGGGCCTATTAATGAATCT ttgtTTTCTATCAAAATGATGGAAGGTATTGTAGCCACCTCGTATTCTCCTGGTGACAAGTTCTTCATCGACCCTTACAAGCTTTTGCCTCTCTCTCGATTCCTTCCTCAGCCTAA GGGTCAGTCAACAGGTGGACGTGGAAGTCGTGGAAGAGGTGACGGTGGTAGAGGTAGTTTCCGTGGTAGAGGTGCTCCAAGAGGTAGAGGCCCTCCAAGAGGTAGAGGATTTCCATCGAGAGGCGGCCCTCGTGGAAGCTTTAGAGGCCGAGGAAGAGGATAG